A region from the Pseudomonas sp. P8_229 genome encodes:
- a CDS encoding PilZ domain-containing protein, whose protein sequence is MSQTGRDYSEKRDFIRMRVDADVVLIHEGDEVSGVCIDLSSSGMQVEAPRQFAVGDRLNVRIDSDHAALSGLEADTEVVWVKAQEGDSQKLGLTILKMK, encoded by the coding sequence ATGAGTCAAACCGGTCGGGACTACAGCGAAAAGCGCGATTTCATCCGCATGCGGGTCGATGCCGATGTCGTGCTGATTCATGAAGGGGATGAGGTGTCAGGCGTGTGCATCGACCTCTCCAGCAGTGGCATGCAGGTCGAAGCGCCGCGCCAGTTCGCGGTCGGCGACCGTTTGAACGTGCGTATCGACTCCGATCATGCGGCGCTGAGCGGGCTGGAAGCGGACACCGAGGTGGTCTGGGTCAAGGCCCAGGAAGGCGACAGCCAGAAGCTCGGCCTGACCATCTTGAAGATGAAATAA
- a CDS encoding low molecular weight protein-tyrosine-phosphatase, with product MFRNILVVCVGNICRSPTAELLLRNALTSSTISVTSAGLAARVGEGMEASARQVLEDRGHSAEGFTARQLTADIVNQSDLILVMEKQHMNQVLKIASHARGKVFLLGKWQSEREIQDPYRQGKAAFIHAHALIEDAVSSWAQRLGH from the coding sequence TTGTTCAGAAATATCCTTGTCGTGTGCGTTGGCAATATTTGCCGAAGTCCGACAGCAGAACTTCTGCTGCGTAACGCGCTGACCTCCTCAACTATCTCGGTAACCTCCGCAGGCCTCGCGGCGCGGGTTGGCGAAGGCATGGAAGCGTCGGCGCGCCAGGTCCTCGAAGACCGCGGTCACAGCGCCGAGGGTTTCACCGCCCGGCAATTGACCGCCGATATCGTCAATCAATCGGACCTGATTCTGGTCATGGAAAAACAACACATGAATCAGGTGCTCAAGATTGCCTCGCACGCCAGAGGCAAAGTGTTCCTCCTTGGCAAGTGGCAGAGCGAACGCGAAATACAGGATCCGTATCGTCAAGGTAAGGCCGCTTTTATTCATGCCCATGCATTGATTGAAGATGCTGTTAGCTCGTGGGCGCAGCGCCTCGGACATTGA
- the tal gene encoding transaldolase — MTSKLEQLKQMTTVVADTGDFEAIARVKPVDATTNPSLLLKAAAIPAYAELLNACVSDCKGDVGLASDRFGVAVGQEILKVIPGRISTEVDARLSFDQDAVLKRAHRLIELYDKAGIGRDRVLIKIASTWEGIRAAEILEKEGIQTNLTLLFSFAQAAACADAGVFLISPFVGRIYDWYKKANGNDYTGADDPGVQSVTRIYNYYKANDYKTVVMGASFRNLNQIEQLAGCDRLTISPDLIDKLAADTGKLERKLAPGHTGEARLSLNEAQFRWLSNEDAMATEKLAEGIRQFARDQEKLEALLQAKL; from the coding sequence ATGACTTCCAAGCTGGAACAACTCAAACAGATGACCACCGTGGTTGCCGACACCGGCGACTTCGAAGCGATCGCCCGGGTCAAGCCGGTCGACGCCACTACCAACCCTTCCCTGCTGCTCAAAGCCGCAGCCATTCCGGCCTACGCCGAGCTGCTGAACGCGTGCGTCAGCGACTGCAAGGGCGACGTGGGCCTGGCCAGCGACCGTTTTGGCGTCGCCGTGGGCCAGGAAATCCTCAAAGTGATCCCGGGCCGTATTTCCACCGAAGTGGATGCGCGCCTGTCGTTCGACCAGGACGCCGTGCTCAAGCGTGCGCATCGCCTGATTGAGCTCTACGACAAGGCCGGCATCGGCCGTGACCGTGTGCTGATCAAGATCGCTTCGACCTGGGAAGGCATCCGCGCTGCCGAAATCCTCGAGAAAGAAGGTATCCAGACCAACCTGACCCTGCTGTTCTCCTTCGCGCAGGCTGCTGCTTGCGCCGACGCCGGGGTGTTCCTGATCTCGCCGTTCGTGGGCCGCATCTACGACTGGTACAAGAAGGCCAACGGCAACGACTACACCGGCGCCGATGATCCAGGCGTACAGTCAGTCACGCGCATCTACAACTATTACAAGGCCAATGACTACAAGACCGTGGTCATGGGCGCCAGCTTCCGCAATCTGAACCAGATCGAGCAACTGGCCGGTTGCGACCGCCTGACCATCAGCCCGGACCTGATCGACAAGCTGGCAGCAGACACCGGCAAACTGGAGCGCAAACTCGCTCCGGGCCACACCGGCGAAGCGCGCCTGAGCCTGAACGAAGCGCAGTTCCGCTGGTTATCCAACGAAGACGCGATGGCCACCGAGAAACTGGCTGAGGGCATTCGTCAGTTTGCCCGTGACCAGGAGAAACTTGAGGCGCTGTTGCAGGCCAAGCTGTGA
- the rssB gene encoding two-component system response regulator RssB, protein MPKTSATLLIIDDDEVVRASLAAYLEDSGFSVLQASNGQQGLQVFEQDKPDLVICDLRMPQMGGLELIRQVTERSPQTPMIVVSGAGVMNDAVEALRLGAADYLIKPLEDLAVLEHSVRRALDRARLLLENQRYREKLEKANRELEASLNLLQEDQNAGRQVQMNMLPESPWRVDEFQFAHQIIPSLYLSGDFVDYFRVDERRVAFYLADVSGHGASSAFVTVLLKFMTTRLLFESKRNGTLPEFKPSEVLGHINRGLISCKLGKHVTMVGGVIDEETGLLTYSIGGHLPLPVLYTPDSVRYLEGRGLPVGLFNEATYEDHVLELPPTFSLTLMSDGILDLLPEPTLKEKEAALPQRVKSAGGSLDGLRQVFGLATLGEMPDDIALLVLSRNLQ, encoded by the coding sequence ATGCCAAAAACCAGTGCCACGCTGCTGATAATCGATGATGACGAAGTAGTGCGCGCGAGCCTCGCGGCCTATTTGGAAGACAGTGGTTTCAGCGTCCTGCAGGCCAGCAACGGTCAACAGGGTCTTCAGGTATTCGAGCAAGACAAGCCCGACTTGGTCATCTGCGATCTGCGCATGCCGCAGATGGGCGGTCTCGAACTCATCCGTCAGGTCACCGAGCGGTCACCGCAAACGCCGATGATCGTCGTTTCGGGTGCCGGCGTGATGAACGACGCGGTCGAGGCGCTGCGCCTGGGTGCGGCGGACTACCTGATCAAGCCTCTCGAAGATCTGGCCGTGCTCGAGCATTCCGTGCGTCGGGCGCTGGATCGTGCGCGCCTGCTGCTGGAGAACCAGCGCTACCGCGAGAAGCTGGAAAAGGCCAACCGCGAACTCGAAGCCAGCCTGAACCTGCTCCAGGAAGACCAGAACGCCGGTCGCCAGGTGCAGATGAACATGCTGCCGGAAAGCCCGTGGCGCGTGGACGAGTTCCAGTTTGCCCACCAGATCATCCCGTCGTTGTACCTGTCGGGTGATTTTGTCGATTATTTCCGGGTCGATGAGCGCCGGGTGGCGTTCTACCTGGCCGACGTATCGGGCCATGGCGCCTCTTCGGCGTTCGTCACCGTGCTGTTGAAGTTCATGACCACGCGCTTGCTGTTCGAGTCCAAGCGCAACGGCACCTTGCCGGAATTCAAGCCTTCGGAAGTCCTTGGTCATATCAACCGGGGGCTGATCAGTTGTAAGCTGGGCAAACACGTCACAATGGTCGGTGGAGTCATCGACGAGGAGACCGGTTTGTTGACCTATAGCATCGGCGGCCATCTGCCGTTGCCTGTGTTGTACACGCCTGACAGTGTTCGTTACCTCGAAGGCCGCGGTTTACCGGTGGGCCTGTTCAACGAGGCCACCTACGAAGATCACGTGCTTGAGCTGCCACCGACCTTCAGCCTGACGCTGATGTCCGACGGCATTCTGGATCTATTGCCAGAACCTACGCTCAAAGAAAAAGAAGCTGCTTTGCCTCAACGGGTGAAGTCGGCGGGCGGCAGCCTGGATGGTCTGCGGCAAGTGTTTGGATTGGCCACGCTAGGGGAGATGCCGGATGATATCGCCCTGTTGGTGTTGAGCAGGAACCTTCAATGA
- the rssC gene encoding anti-sigma factor antagonist RssC — protein MSTGRIQFAEQDGTFVLKFVGEVRLTLCSALDATIEKIFTALNFNAIVIDLTETRSIDSTTLGLLAKLSILSRQKVGLLPTVVTTHEDITRLLQSMGFEQVFNIVNHPVPCPECLDDLPDQDQSEEVVRIKVLEAHKILMGLNDSNREAFHDLVNALERH, from the coding sequence ATGAGTACCGGTAGAATCCAGTTCGCCGAGCAGGACGGCACCTTCGTCCTGAAGTTCGTCGGTGAAGTTCGCCTGACCCTGTGTTCGGCGTTGGATGCGACTATTGAGAAAATCTTCACCGCGTTGAATTTCAACGCGATCGTGATCGATTTGACCGAAACCCGTAGCATCGACAGCACCACTTTGGGCTTGCTGGCCAAGCTGTCGATCCTGTCGCGGCAAAAGGTCGGCCTGCTGCCGACTGTCGTCACCACCCACGAAGACATCACGCGTCTGCTGCAGTCCATGGGCTTCGAGCAGGTGTTCAACATCGTCAACCACCCGGTGCCGTGCCCCGAGTGCCTGGACGACCTGCCGGATCAGGATCAATCCGAAGAAGTGGTGCGGATCAAGGTGCTGGAAGCGCACAAGATCCTCATGGGGCTGAACGATTCCAACCGTGAAGCCTTCCATGACCTGGTGAATGCCCTAGAGCGGCATTGA
- a CDS encoding glycosyl hydrolase family 5: MKSAPFKRLGTLTLLLLAATGQSHANELFPALPANKTIGVQVKVQTFSAADAQQVKSTGFSFVRFGVWTDSLNSPAYQKQISDAFAVARTAGLPVLMTLRATKPLPTNDLANAGVAYANALTSLATTYSTQLVAIELWNEPDLDTYWPTGNFDTTFVPFMSAACKTLQGKPQTPPVIGFGFARPPTAGSASTVALNRIVSQYPKCLSAISYHPYGMTGTQISNAQAFIQQNFHLPGVISEWGISALSSNGGTEGQASKISAFVADIKTRNIALTSIYEWKNSDTGSNDREKNFGLLTSDGQPKPAETAVKTQLSQQ, translated from the coding sequence ATGAAATCAGCACCTTTCAAACGACTGGGCACCCTGACGCTGTTGCTGCTGGCGGCAACCGGCCAGAGTCACGCCAATGAACTGTTCCCGGCACTGCCCGCCAATAAAACCATCGGTGTTCAGGTCAAGGTCCAGACCTTCTCCGCCGCCGACGCCCAGCAGGTCAAAAGCACCGGCTTCAGTTTCGTGCGCTTTGGTGTCTGGACCGACAGCCTGAATAGCCCGGCCTACCAGAAGCAGATCAGCGATGCGTTCGCCGTGGCCCGCACCGCAGGCCTGCCAGTATTGATGACCCTGCGTGCGACCAAGCCATTGCCGACCAATGATCTGGCAAACGCTGGCGTCGCGTACGCCAACGCGCTGACCAGCCTGGCAACGACCTACAGCACGCAACTGGTCGCGATCGAGCTGTGGAATGAGCCGGACCTGGACACCTACTGGCCGACCGGCAATTTCGACACGACGTTCGTGCCGTTCATGAGCGCAGCGTGCAAGACGCTGCAGGGCAAACCTCAGACGCCCCCAGTGATCGGCTTTGGCTTCGCCCGGCCGCCGACGGCCGGCTCGGCATCCACGGTGGCGCTCAACCGAATCGTCAGCCAATACCCCAAATGCCTCAGCGCGATCTCCTATCATCCGTACGGCATGACGGGCACGCAGATCAGCAATGCCCAGGCGTTTATCCAGCAGAACTTCCATCTGCCTGGGGTCATCAGCGAATGGGGCATCTCGGCGCTCAGTTCCAACGGCGGGACAGAGGGTCAGGCCAGTAAAATCAGTGCGTTCGTCGCCGATATCAAAACCCGCAACATTGCGCTGACCTCGATCTACGAATGGAAAAACAGCGACACGGGCAGCAACGACCGCGAGAAGAATTTCGGCCTGCTGACTTCCGACGGCCAGCCGAAACCGGCGGAAACCGCAGTCAAAACCCAATTGAGCCAGCAATAA
- a CDS encoding polysaccharide biosynthesis tyrosine autokinase, giving the protein MQLPSVIANRDNDQDSIDLLGIFGSLIDQKWLIGAFTGAFMAAGVAYAVLATPVYLANALVQVEPKKNDMLGFSDLSSMLGGQSPSVTEIGIIKSRAVIGKTVDDLRLDIDVTPNTFPVIGGFLARRYRGETEFSVAPPRFGFNSYAWGGERLEFARLNLPKELLGKKLTLVTGEQQHFQLLDDNGNLLVEGVAGEAFAQDGVEGLIERLQANPGTRFEVVRNPRIVTIQGYQDALDISEQGKESGIIRLALASADAAEAVKILNKIAALYVDQNVRRTSAEAAQSLAFLQSQLPQVKRDLAKASDALNAYQTHGKTVNISLETQSVLGQSVALETRISELKMQQAEMDRKFTKQHPAYRALMSQIGELTQQQKSLEGKVGDLPATQQELLNLTRDVEVASQIYTQLLNKSQELDIVRAGAVGNVRLIDAADVDLTSPVKPKKALIVLIATFLGAFVGVALVLLRKSLSKGLEGPEAIEQLGLPVYASIPYSALQREEDTKKGRVKSTAETPAYLLALRNPTDLSIESIRSLRTSLHFAALDSTNNRIMISGPSPQVGKTFVSSNLAAVMAQSGQRVLLIDADMRKGHLHKSLNVPIANGLSDLLAKRCSIEQAVNTVEIDNLHFISRGQVPPNPSELLMHANFRDLLAELSERYDVVIIDTPPLLAVTDAAIVGREAGISLIVTRFAVNPAKEIEITIRRFAQNGIELKGAVFNGVEKRAASYYGNGNYGYYNYEYASDKS; this is encoded by the coding sequence ATGCAGTTACCGTCAGTAATCGCCAACCGTGATAACGATCAGGACAGTATTGATCTTCTCGGCATATTTGGCAGTTTGATCGACCAGAAATGGCTGATTGGTGCATTCACCGGTGCCTTCATGGCCGCCGGCGTTGCCTATGCGGTATTGGCGACGCCGGTGTACCTGGCGAACGCGCTGGTGCAGGTCGAACCGAAAAAGAACGACATGCTCGGGTTTTCCGACCTCAGCAGCATGCTCGGCGGGCAATCGCCGTCGGTGACCGAAATCGGCATCATCAAGTCCCGCGCAGTGATCGGCAAAACCGTCGACGACCTGCGCCTGGACATCGACGTTACCCCCAACACGTTCCCGGTGATCGGCGGTTTTCTTGCGCGGCGTTATCGCGGCGAAACCGAGTTCAGCGTGGCGCCGCCGCGTTTCGGCTTCAACAGCTACGCCTGGGGCGGTGAGCGTCTGGAATTCGCCCGGCTCAATCTGCCCAAGGAACTGTTGGGCAAGAAGCTCACTCTGGTGACGGGCGAACAGCAGCACTTTCAGTTGCTCGATGACAACGGCAACCTGTTGGTCGAGGGCGTTGCGGGCGAAGCCTTCGCGCAGGACGGCGTTGAGGGTTTGATCGAGCGCCTGCAAGCCAATCCTGGCACTCGCTTCGAAGTGGTGCGCAATCCACGGATCGTGACCATTCAGGGTTACCAGGATGCGCTGGATATTTCCGAGCAGGGTAAAGAGTCGGGGATTATCCGTCTGGCGCTGGCCAGCGCCGATGCCGCCGAGGCGGTGAAGATCCTCAACAAGATTGCTGCGCTGTATGTCGACCAGAACGTGCGCCGCACCTCGGCGGAAGCGGCGCAGAGCCTGGCGTTCCTGCAAAGCCAGTTGCCGCAGGTCAAGCGCGATCTGGCCAAGGCCAGCGATGCGCTCAACGCCTACCAGACTCACGGCAAGACCGTGAATATTTCTCTGGAAACCCAGTCGGTGCTCGGCCAGTCGGTCGCGCTCGAAACGCGGATTTCCGAGCTGAAAATGCAGCAGGCCGAGATGGATCGCAAGTTCACCAAGCAGCATCCGGCGTACCGCGCCTTGATGTCGCAGATCGGCGAACTGACCCAGCAGCAGAAGTCGCTGGAAGGCAAGGTTGGCGATCTGCCGGCCACGCAGCAGGAACTGCTGAACCTGACCCGTGATGTGGAAGTGGCTTCGCAGATCTACACGCAGTTGCTGAACAAGTCCCAGGAACTGGACATCGTCCGTGCCGGTGCGGTGGGTAACGTGCGTTTGATCGACGCGGCGGATGTCGACCTGACCAGCCCGGTCAAACCGAAAAAAGCCCTGATCGTGCTGATTGCAACGTTCCTCGGCGCGTTTGTCGGCGTGGCGCTGGTGCTGCTGCGCAAGTCCCTGAGCAAAGGCCTGGAAGGCCCGGAAGCCATCGAACAGCTCGGCCTGCCGGTGTACGCCTCGATTCCCTACAGCGCATTGCAACGCGAAGAGGACACTAAAAAGGGCCGGGTCAAAAGCACCGCAGAGACGCCGGCCTATCTGCTGGCCCTGCGCAATCCGACCGACCTGTCCATCGAGTCGATCCGCAGCCTGCGCACCAGTCTGCATTTCGCGGCACTGGACTCGACCAACAACCGGATCATGATCTCCGGCCCGAGCCCGCAGGTCGGCAAGACGTTCGTTTCGTCCAACCTCGCGGCGGTCATGGCGCAAAGCGGTCAGCGCGTGTTGCTGATCGACGCCGACATGCGCAAGGGCCACCTGCACAAGTCGCTCAACGTACCGATCGCCAATGGCTTGTCGGACCTGCTGGCCAAGCGTTGCAGCATCGAGCAGGCGGTCAACACGGTGGAAATCGACAACCTGCACTTCATCAGCCGTGGGCAGGTTCCACCGAATCCTTCCGAGCTGTTGATGCACGCCAACTTCCGCGACTTGCTGGCTGAACTCAGCGAGCGCTACGACGTGGTGATCATCGACACGCCGCCACTGCTGGCGGTGACCGACGCGGCGATTGTCGGGCGTGAGGCGGGCATCAGCCTGATCGTCACCCGGTTTGCGGTGAACCCGGCCAAAGAGATTGAAATAACCATCCGCCGCTTCGCCCAGAACGGCATCGAGCTCAAGGGCGCGGTGTTCAACGGCGTCGAGAAGCGCGCAGCCAGTTACTACGGCAACGGCAACTACGGTTATTACAACTACGAATACGCGTCCGACAAATCCTGA